The following are encoded in a window of Alosa sapidissima isolate fAloSap1 chromosome 12, fAloSap1.pri, whole genome shotgun sequence genomic DNA:
- the c12h19orf25 gene encoding UPF0449 protein C19orf25 homolog isoform X1, producing MSSKSKKRIVVPSRPEPPSMEQIAEDINRAYPNDPVFTVLQDESQGKITSEVINLNIPEHSVAVADAKLGSSSTEVEMIYQQSRRFLELNDRLQDARGDLTRRRDELRAVGDALGHSIDDVKQKAGSLPCFDDLST from the exons ATGAGTTCGAAGAGTAAAAAGCGAATAGTCGTGCCAAGCCGACCAGAGCCCCCTTCTATGGAGCAAATAGCAGAAGACATCAACCGAGCCTATCCGAACGACCCAGTCTTCACTGTTCTGCAAGACGAAAGTCAAG GAAAGATAACAAGTGAAGTTATCAACCTAAACATTCCTGAGCATTCAGTAGCAGTAGCCG ACGCTAAGCTGGGGTCCAGTTCCACTGAGGTGGAGATGATCTACCAGCAGAGTCGGCGGTTCCTGGAGCTGAACGACCGGCTGCAGGACGCACGAGGGGATCTGACGCGACGACGCGACGAGCTCCGCGCTGTGGGCGACGCGCTGGGCCACAGCATCGACGACGTCAAACAGAAAGCAGGAAGTCTGCCGTGCTTTGATGATCTAAGCACTTAA
- the c12h19orf25 gene encoding UPF0449 protein C19orf25 homolog isoform X2 codes for MSSKSKKRIVVPSRPEPPSMEQIAEDINRAYPNDPVFTVLQDESQDAKLGSSSTEVEMIYQQSRRFLELNDRLQDARGDLTRRRDELRAVGDALGHSIDDVKQKAGSLPCFDDLST; via the exons ATGAGTTCGAAGAGTAAAAAGCGAATAGTCGTGCCAAGCCGACCAGAGCCCCCTTCTATGGAGCAAATAGCAGAAGACATCAACCGAGCCTATCCGAACGACCCAGTCTTCACTGTTCTGCAAGACGAAAGTCAAG ACGCTAAGCTGGGGTCCAGTTCCACTGAGGTGGAGATGATCTACCAGCAGAGTCGGCGGTTCCTGGAGCTGAACGACCGGCTGCAGGACGCACGAGGGGATCTGACGCGACGACGCGACGAGCTCCGCGCTGTGGGCGACGCGCTGGGCCACAGCATCGACGACGTCAAACAGAAAGCAGGAAGTCTGCCGTGCTTTGATGATCTAAGCACTTAA
- the reep6 gene encoding receptor expression-enhancing protein 6 isoform X4, translating to MSQYFSEMFKALNKLKERAEKFLNEKNFVTDCLSKVEEWTGIKKRYLAIGATSLTGLYLVYGYGAALMCNLIGFVYPAYYSIKAIESEDKEDDTKWLTYWVVYGVFSLGEFFSDIFLYWFPFYYVCKCLFLLWCMAPVTWNGSQVLYRRVVRPIFLRHEATVDNMVSDLSGKAMTAAESVTREGSAVDREEEEEDHLKSQ from the exons ATGTCACAATACTTTTCAGAAATGTTTAAGGCGTTAAACAAGTTAAAAGAGCGTGCCGAGAAATTCTTGAACGAAAAAAACTTTGTGACAGATTGCCTGTCCAAAGTAGAAGAATGGACGGGAATTAAGAAGCGCTATCTTGCAATAG GTGCGACCTCCCTAACTGGCCTGTATTTAGTGTATGGGTATGGAGCAGCTCTCATGTGCAACCTCATCGGCTTTGTGTATCCTGCATATTACTC cattaAAGCCATCGAGAGTGAGGACAAGGAGGATGACACCAAATGGCTGACCTACTGGGTGGTGTACGGTGTGTTCAGTCTGGGCGAGTTCTTCTCTGACATCTTCCTCTACTGGTTCCCCTTCTACTATGTTTGCAAG tgCCTGTTTCTGTTGTGGTGCATGGCTCCAGTGACGTGGAACGGTTCGCAGGTGTTGTATCGGCGTGTGGTGCGCCCCATCTTCCTCCGCCACGAGGCCACGGTGGACAACATGGTCAGCGACCTGAGCGGCAAGGCCATGACGGCGGCCGAGAGTGTCACCAGAGAAG GCTCAGCCGTAGaccgagaggaagaggaagaagatcaTCTGAAGAGTCAGTGA
- the reep6 gene encoding receptor expression-enhancing protein 6 isoform X3 — protein sequence MSQYFSEMFKALNKLKERAEKFLNEKNFVTDCLSKVEEWTGIKKRYLAIGATSLTGLYLVYGYGAALMCNLIGFVYPAYYSIKAIESEDKEDDTKWLTYWVVYGVFSLGEFFSDIFLYWFPFYYVCKCLFLLWCMAPVTWNGSQVLYRRVVRPIFLRHEATVDNMVSDLSGKAMTAAESVTREVLQTLVKNKINPMDGLRRRNMEGTTKGELPEPAQP from the exons ATGTCACAATACTTTTCAGAAATGTTTAAGGCGTTAAACAAGTTAAAAGAGCGTGCCGAGAAATTCTTGAACGAAAAAAACTTTGTGACAGATTGCCTGTCCAAAGTAGAAGAATGGACGGGAATTAAGAAGCGCTATCTTGCAATAG GTGCGACCTCCCTAACTGGCCTGTATTTAGTGTATGGGTATGGAGCAGCTCTCATGTGCAACCTCATCGGCTTTGTGTATCCTGCATATTACTC cattaAAGCCATCGAGAGTGAGGACAAGGAGGATGACACCAAATGGCTGACCTACTGGGTGGTGTACGGTGTGTTCAGTCTGGGCGAGTTCTTCTCTGACATCTTCCTCTACTGGTTCCCCTTCTACTATGTTTGCAAG tgCCTGTTTCTGTTGTGGTGCATGGCTCCAGTGACGTGGAACGGTTCGCAGGTGTTGTATCGGCGTGTGGTGCGCCCCATCTTCCTCCGCCACGAGGCCACGGTGGACAACATGGTCAGCGACCTGAGCGGCAAGGCCATGACGGCGGCCGAGAGTGTCACCAGAGAAG TCCTTCAGACGCTGGTCAAAAACAAGATCAATCCGATGGATGGCCTGAGGAGGCGGAACATGGAGGGCACCACGAAGGGAGAGCTACCGGAACCT GCTCAGCCGTAG
- the reep6 gene encoding receptor expression-enhancing protein 6 isoform X2, translated as MSQYFSEMFKALNKLKERAEKFLNEKNFVTDCLSKVEEWTGIKKRYLAIGATSLTGLYLVYGYGAALMCNLIGFVYPAYYSIKAIESEDKEDDTKWLTYWVVYGVFSLGEFFSDIFLYWFPFYYVCKCLFLLWCMAPVTWNGSQVLYRRVVRPIFLRHEATVDNMVSDLSGKAMTAAESVTREVLQTLVKNKINPMDGLRRRNMEGTTKGELPEPTEPTID; from the exons ATGTCACAATACTTTTCAGAAATGTTTAAGGCGTTAAACAAGTTAAAAGAGCGTGCCGAGAAATTCTTGAACGAAAAAAACTTTGTGACAGATTGCCTGTCCAAAGTAGAAGAATGGACGGGAATTAAGAAGCGCTATCTTGCAATAG GTGCGACCTCCCTAACTGGCCTGTATTTAGTGTATGGGTATGGAGCAGCTCTCATGTGCAACCTCATCGGCTTTGTGTATCCTGCATATTACTC cattaAAGCCATCGAGAGTGAGGACAAGGAGGATGACACCAAATGGCTGACCTACTGGGTGGTGTACGGTGTGTTCAGTCTGGGCGAGTTCTTCTCTGACATCTTCCTCTACTGGTTCCCCTTCTACTATGTTTGCAAG tgCCTGTTTCTGTTGTGGTGCATGGCTCCAGTGACGTGGAACGGTTCGCAGGTGTTGTATCGGCGTGTGGTGCGCCCCATCTTCCTCCGCCACGAGGCCACGGTGGACAACATGGTCAGCGACCTGAGCGGCAAGGCCATGACGGCGGCCGAGAGTGTCACCAGAGAAG TCCTTCAGACGCTGGTCAAAAACAAGATCAATCCGATGGATGGCCTGAGGAGGCGGAACATGGAGGGCACCACGAAGGGAGAGCTACCGGAACCT ACTGAGCCCACTATTGACTAA
- the reep6 gene encoding receptor expression-enhancing protein 6 isoform X1, whose protein sequence is MSQYFSEMFKALNKLKERAEKFLNEKNFVTDCLSKVEEWTGIKKRYLAIGATSLTGLYLVYGYGAALMCNLIGFVYPAYYSIKAIESEDKEDDTKWLTYWVVYGVFSLGEFFSDIFLYWFPFYYVCKCLFLLWCMAPVTWNGSQVLYRRVVRPIFLRHEATVDNMVSDLSGKAMTAAESVTREGTKTVSEYDDINEITEINLSYGREAELASLRWTKPDVNSNDAGSVTIQFKSVANSVKYSVRKVGLFQLKKKK, encoded by the exons ATGTCACAATACTTTTCAGAAATGTTTAAGGCGTTAAACAAGTTAAAAGAGCGTGCCGAGAAATTCTTGAACGAAAAAAACTTTGTGACAGATTGCCTGTCCAAAGTAGAAGAATGGACGGGAATTAAGAAGCGCTATCTTGCAATAG GTGCGACCTCCCTAACTGGCCTGTATTTAGTGTATGGGTATGGAGCAGCTCTCATGTGCAACCTCATCGGCTTTGTGTATCCTGCATATTACTC cattaAAGCCATCGAGAGTGAGGACAAGGAGGATGACACCAAATGGCTGACCTACTGGGTGGTGTACGGTGTGTTCAGTCTGGGCGAGTTCTTCTCTGACATCTTCCTCTACTGGTTCCCCTTCTACTATGTTTGCAAG tgCCTGTTTCTGTTGTGGTGCATGGCTCCAGTGACGTGGAACGGTTCGCAGGTGTTGTATCGGCGTGTGGTGCGCCCCATCTTCCTCCGCCACGAGGCCACGGTGGACAACATGGTCAGCGACCTGAGCGGCAAGGCCATGACGGCGGCCGAGAGTGTCACCAGAGAAGGTACTAAGACCGTGTCAGAGTATGACGACATCAATGAAATCACCGAAATAAATCTGTCGTACGGGAGAGAGGCGGAGCTGGCTTCGCTTCGGTGGACTAAGCCAGACGTAAACTCGAATGATGCAGGATCCGTCACAATTCAGTTTAAATCCGTAGCTAATAGTGTCAAGTACAGTGTGAGGAAGGTCGGGCTCTTCCAGTTAAAGAAAAAGAAGTAA
- the zgc:113223 gene encoding tetraspanin-33, producing the protein MRGYQAIKYILFFCCYIFWVASAVLIAVGIYAKIAKEKDAVDTLMTDPALLLIVVGSLMLSITFFGCCGALRNATAPLKLFSGILLVIFLIQITAGVLGFLYSDLVLERTEQLMRKAIVRYREDLDLENLIDFIQKKFQCCGVHSYTDWHANVYFQCEESNPSLEACGVPFSCCRRNSNETVFNTMCGYKTQSMKEMKAVHDIFIIGCLDKIVRWGKNNLFLAGGITVGLLCLELCMICLASVLLSCIRKTLKKKKLLNLRNSWRQMTR; encoded by the exons ATGAGAGGTTACCAGGCCATTAAGTACATTCTTTTTTTCTGCTGCTACATATTTTGG GTCGCAAGTGCTGTCTTGATTGCTGTTGGAATCTATGCAAAGATAGCCAAAGAGAAAG ATGCCGTGGACACTTTGATGACGGACCCGGCTCTGCTGCTCATAGTCGTCGGGTCTTTGATGTTGTCGATCACCTTCTTCGGCTGCTGTGGGGCTCTGCGCAACGCCACTGCGCCACTGAAGCTG TTTTCAGGGATTTTGCTGGTAATTTTCCTAATTCAGATTACTGCTGGTGTGTTGGGATTTCTCTACTCTGACTTG GTGTTAGAGAGGACGGAGCAGTTGATGAGGAAGGCCATTGTGCGATACCGTGAGGATTTGGACTTAGAAAACCTCATTGACTTCATACAGAAAAAG TTCCAATGCTGTGGCGTGCACTCCTACACAGACTGGCACGCCAATGTGTACTTCCAGTGTGAGGAGAGCAACCCCAGTCTGGAGGCCTGCGGAGTGCCCTTCTCCTGCTGCAGGAGGAACAGCAACGAG ACGGTGTTCAACACTATGTGCGGCTACAAGACCCAGAGCATGAAGGAGATGAAGGCTGTGCATGACATCTTCATCATCGGCTGCCTGGACAAGATCGTCCGCTGGGGGAAGAACAACCTGTTCCTGGCGGGAGGCATCACCGTGGGGCTTCTCTGTTTGGAG TTGTGTATGATTTGCTTGGCCTCAGTGCTGTTGTCTTGCATCAGAAAgacactgaagaagaagaaactCCTCAACCTGAGAAACTCGTGGAGACAGATGACAAGATGA